Proteins from a genomic interval of Lysobacter arenosi:
- a CDS encoding DUF3011 domain-containing protein, whose product MVLLAGPEARAQDTGGRFFGDRVVRCESKGGQAHLCPVDIRGGVRLLRSLSKSSCDEGRTWGLIDAGIWVRDGCRAEFVLGYGGSVGSGLGSRTIRCESRGNRWQHCDADISAGAELVRQLSKNPCIRGDNWGIDNRGVWVSGGCRAEFRMMAVVSPETTPGKIVRCDSTDKLPRHCPAVTEGGVVRLFRQLSRAACIEGRSWGVDKNGIWVEDGCRAEFEVRHKDDLSGG is encoded by the coding sequence TTGGTACTGCTGGCCGGGCCTGAAGCGAGGGCGCAGGACACGGGCGGCCGTTTCTTCGGCGATCGCGTCGTGCGCTGCGAATCCAAGGGCGGACAGGCGCACCTGTGTCCGGTGGACATCCGTGGCGGCGTGCGGCTGTTGCGGTCGCTGTCGAAGTCCTCTTGCGACGAAGGCCGTACCTGGGGCCTGATCGACGCCGGCATCTGGGTACGGGACGGATGCCGAGCGGAGTTTGTCCTGGGCTATGGCGGCAGCGTGGGCAGTGGTCTTGGCAGCCGCACCATTCGTTGCGAATCGCGCGGCAACCGCTGGCAGCACTGCGACGCCGACATCAGTGCCGGCGCGGAGCTGGTGCGGCAACTGTCGAAGAATCCCTGCATTCGCGGCGACAACTGGGGCATCGACAATCGTGGCGTCTGGGTCTCCGGTGGCTGTCGCGCCGAGTTCCGGATGATGGCGGTGGTCTCGCCCGAGACGACGCCTGGAAAGATCGTCCGCTGCGATTCGACCGATAAACTGCCGCGGCATTGCCCGGCCGTCACCGAGGGCGGGGTGGTGCGCCTGTTCCGGCAGCTGTCACGCGCGGCCTGCATCGAGGGTCGCAGCTGGGGCGTGGACAAGAACGGAATCTGGGTCGAGGACGGCTGCCGGGCGGAATTCGAAGTCCGTCACAAGGACGACCTCAGCGGCGGCTGA
- the zipA gene encoding cell division protein ZipA — protein sequence MSDVTLLRIGILIAGLILIAAIVFFGRPRKPGQGKRVPREAAAADGSRREPTLGEQLERELGGEGPAAGESTAQAELELFDRTLEGAASSELGRRATEEFDKIVTLYLAARAGQKLHGPDIVVAAEKAGLVYGHMGVFHRLVENHPERGPVFSVANIMKPGSFDMAQIQALETPAIAFFLTLPAPVNALDAWETMLPTAQRMAELLDGVVLDEQRNALGRQRIAHIRDELRAYDRQREAPPLTKPARW from the coding sequence ATGTCAGACGTGACCCTGCTGCGTATCGGCATCCTGATCGCCGGCCTGATCCTGATCGCCGCGATCGTGTTCTTTGGTCGTCCGCGCAAGCCGGGCCAGGGCAAGCGCGTGCCGCGCGAAGCGGCCGCTGCCGATGGCAGCCGTCGCGAACCGACCCTGGGCGAGCAACTGGAACGTGAGCTGGGAGGCGAGGGTCCCGCGGCCGGCGAGTCCACTGCCCAGGCCGAACTGGAACTGTTCGACCGCACCCTCGAGGGCGCGGCCAGCAGCGAGCTGGGTCGTCGCGCCACCGAAGAGTTCGACAAGATCGTCACGCTCTACCTGGCCGCTCGTGCCGGGCAGAAGCTGCACGGTCCCGACATCGTCGTCGCCGCCGAGAAGGCCGGCCTGGTCTACGGCCACATGGGCGTGTTCCACCGCCTGGTCGAGAACCATCCCGAGCGCGGCCCGGTGTTCAGCGTCGCCAACATCATGAAGCCCGGCAGTTTCGACATGGCGCAGATCCAGGCGCTGGAGACTCCGGCGATCGCCTTCTTCCTGACGTTGCCGGCGCCGGTCAACGCGCTCGACGCCTGGGAAACCATGCTGCCGACCGCGCAGCGGATGGCCGAGCTGCTCGACGGCGTGGTCCTGGACGAGCAGCGCAACGCGCTCGGCCGCCAGCGCATCGCCCATATCCGCGACGAGCTGCGCGCCTACGACCGGCAGCGCGAAGCGCCGCCGCTGACCAAGCCGGCGCGCTGGTAG
- the smc gene encoding chromosome segregation protein SMC has protein sequence MRLSTIKLSGFKSFVDPTTLHLPNNMTGIVGPNGCGKSNIIDAVRWVMGESSASRLRGDSLTDVIFAGSSARKPVSQAMVELIFDNSDHTITGEYAAFNEISVKRTVNRDGSSQYYLNGAKCRRRDITDLFLGTGLGPRSYSIIEQGMISNIIEAKPEELRVYLEEAAGISKYKERRKETETRIRHTRENLDRLSDLREEVGKQLEHLKRQARQAEQYQTIQAERRVKDAEWKALEHRALDQKLQGQREKLSQQETRLQQLIAEQREAEREIEVGRVRREESAEALNKAQAASYEVGGTLARIEQQIQHQREMSTRLQKARDEALSALAELGQHIGSDQARLDVLRAAVAESEPRLEQLRDEDGMRQEALRDAETRLTEWQQRWDEHSRAQSEAARAADVERTRIEHLDRQVLDADRRRDALNNERAGLDLGALSESFAALQEQHETQKFSIDSLSEELETRKGTLGELQDQQRGTQTELAEARKQVQAARGRLSSLETLQHAALGQEQGAALSWLKARGLDSATRVGEALQVEAGWENAVEGALGQMIEGVLVESPEVLVDALGELGEGRLVLVDPHNDAVEFAPTSLASKVRGPIAIRRILAKLHAAEDLGEARTMLPILGDGESIITRNGERLGAGWVRILRSGAAKQGALLREREIQSLRAEIDTLQARERELESLLVQLRDRLLAAEQQREDAQRTLYMAHRSVSELAGQLQSQQGRLDSARGRIEKIDAELAQLAETLESAREQSRDSRTLQEEAVMRMGELEDTRQALESERRALGDARDQARNIARESRDTAHALALTLESQRTQITALAQALDRMGGQRGQLDSRLGELSAQLADGDEPVNTLEEQRQVALEQRVITEQALTAARTTVDGIDHDLRRFEQVRHQRDEQAIQQREAIGQRRLEQQALVLKAEQLSAAIVEAGFVLEDVVNTLTDDMQPQVWERTVAELDGKLRRLEPVNLAAIAEHAEAAQRKEYLDAQDADLTTALETLEDAIKKIDRETRGRFKDTFDRVNSGVQELYPRLFGGGHAYLELTGEDLLDTGVSIMARPPGKRVSNISLLSGGEKAMTAVALVFAIFRLNPAPFCLLDEVDAPLDEANVGRLAAMVSEMSEQVQFLFVTHNKATMEAAQQLSGVTMREPGVSRLVSVDLAEASRLAGVA, from the coding sequence ATGCGTCTGTCCACGATCAAGCTGTCCGGTTTCAAATCCTTCGTCGATCCGACCACGCTGCACCTGCCGAACAACATGACCGGCATCGTCGGTCCCAACGGCTGCGGCAAGTCCAACATCATCGATGCCGTGCGCTGGGTGATGGGCGAAAGCTCGGCCAGCCGCCTGCGCGGCGATTCGCTGACCGACGTGATCTTCGCCGGCTCCTCCGCCCGCAAGCCGGTGTCGCAGGCGATGGTCGAGCTGATCTTCGACAACTCCGATCACACCATTACCGGTGAGTACGCGGCGTTCAACGAGATCTCGGTCAAGCGCACCGTCAACCGCGACGGCAGCAGCCAGTACTACCTCAACGGCGCCAAGTGCCGCCGCCGCGACATCACCGACCTGTTCCTCGGCACCGGCCTGGGCCCGCGCAGCTACTCGATCATCGAGCAGGGCATGATCAGCAACATCATCGAGGCCAAGCCCGAAGAGTTGCGCGTCTACCTCGAAGAAGCCGCCGGCATCTCCAAGTACAAGGAGCGCCGCAAGGAAACCGAGACCCGCATCCGCCACACCCGCGAGAACCTCGATCGCCTCAGCGATTTGCGCGAGGAAGTCGGCAAGCAGCTCGAGCACCTCAAGCGCCAGGCACGGCAGGCCGAGCAGTACCAGACGATCCAGGCCGAACGCCGTGTCAAGGACGCCGAGTGGAAAGCACTCGAACACCGCGCCCTCGACCAGAAACTGCAGGGCCAGCGCGAGAAGCTGAGCCAGCAGGAAACCCGCCTGCAGCAGTTGATCGCCGAGCAGCGCGAAGCCGAGCGCGAGATCGAAGTGGGCCGCGTGCGTCGCGAGGAATCCGCCGAGGCCTTGAACAAGGCCCAGGCAGCAAGCTACGAGGTCGGTGGCACGCTGGCCCGCATCGAACAGCAGATCCAGCACCAGCGCGAAATGTCCACGCGCCTGCAGAAGGCGCGCGACGAGGCCTTGTCGGCGTTGGCCGAACTGGGCCAGCACATCGGCAGCGACCAGGCCCGCCTGGACGTGCTGCGCGCTGCCGTGGCCGAATCCGAGCCGCGCCTGGAGCAGTTGCGCGACGAAGACGGCATGCGCCAGGAAGCCCTGCGCGATGCCGAAACCCGCCTGACCGAATGGCAGCAGCGCTGGGACGAGCACAGCCGCGCCCAGTCCGAGGCCGCGCGCGCCGCCGACGTCGAACGCACGCGCATCGAGCACCTCGATCGCCAGGTGCTCGACGCCGACCGCCGTCGCGACGCACTCAACAACGAACGTGCCGGGCTCGACCTGGGCGCGCTGTCGGAATCGTTCGCTGCATTGCAGGAGCAGCACGAAACCCAGAAGTTCTCGATCGACAGCCTCAGCGAGGAGCTGGAGACCCGCAAGGGCACGCTCGGCGAGCTGCAGGACCAGCAGCGCGGCACCCAGACCGAACTGGCCGAGGCACGCAAGCAGGTGCAGGCCGCACGCGGCCGACTGTCGTCGCTGGAAACGCTGCAGCATGCCGCGCTGGGCCAGGAGCAGGGCGCCGCACTGAGCTGGCTCAAGGCCCGTGGCCTCGACTCGGCCACGCGAGTCGGCGAAGCGCTGCAGGTTGAAGCCGGCTGGGAAAACGCCGTAGAAGGCGCGCTCGGCCAGATGATCGAGGGCGTGCTGGTCGAGTCGCCCGAAGTGCTGGTCGATGCGCTCGGCGAACTTGGCGAGGGCCGCCTGGTCCTGGTAGACCCGCACAATGACGCGGTCGAGTTCGCGCCGACCTCGCTGGCATCGAAGGTGCGCGGCCCGATCGCGATCCGCCGCATCCTCGCCAAGCTGCACGCCGCCGAAGACCTCGGCGAAGCACGCACGATGCTGCCGATCCTGGGCGACGGCGAATCGATCATCACCCGCAACGGCGAGCGCCTCGGCGCCGGCTGGGTGCGGATCCTGCGCTCGGGCGCGGCCAAGCAGGGCGCGCTGCTGCGCGAGCGCGAGATCCAGTCGCTGCGCGCCGAGATCGACACCCTGCAGGCACGCGAGCGCGAGCTCGAATCGTTGCTGGTGCAGTTGCGCGACCGCCTGCTTGCTGCCGAGCAGCAGCGCGAGGACGCACAGCGCACCCTGTACATGGCGCACCGCAGCGTCTCCGAACTGGCCGGCCAGCTGCAAAGCCAGCAGGGTCGCCTGGATTCGGCGCGCGGTCGCATCGAGAAGATCGACGCCGAACTGGCGCAACTTGCCGAAACCCTGGAAAGCGCCCGCGAGCAGTCCCGCGACTCGCGCACGCTGCAGGAAGAAGCGGTCATGCGCATGGGCGAGCTGGAGGACACGCGCCAGGCACTGGAGTCCGAGCGCCGTGCCCTCGGCGATGCCCGCGACCAGGCCCGCAACATCGCCCGCGAATCGCGCGACACCGCGCATGCGCTGGCACTGACGCTGGAGTCCCAGCGCACCCAGATCACCGCACTGGCGCAGGCGCTCGATCGCATGGGCGGCCAGCGCGGCCAACTCGATTCGCGCCTGGGCGAACTGTCGGCGCAGCTGGCCGACGGCGACGAGCCGGTCAACACGCTGGAAGAGCAGCGCCAGGTCGCGCTCGAACAGCGCGTGATCACCGAACAGGCACTGACCGCCGCGCGCACCACGGTCGACGGCATCGACCACGACCTGCGCCGCTTCGAACAGGTCCGCCACCAGCGTGACGAGCAGGCCATCCAGCAGCGCGAGGCCATCGGCCAGCGCCGCCTCGAGCAGCAGGCCCTGGTGCTCAAGGCCGAGCAGCTGTCGGCGGCGATAGTGGAGGCCGGCTTCGTGCTCGAGGACGTGGTCAACACGCTGACCGACGACATGCAGCCGCAGGTCTGGGAGCGCACGGTCGCCGAACTCGACGGCAAGTTGCGCCGGCTCGAGCCGGTCAACCTGGCCGCGATCGCCGAGCACGCCGAGGCCGCGCAGCGCAAGGAATACCTCGACGCGCAGGACGCCGACCTCACCACCGCCCTCGAAACGCTCGAGGATGCGATCAAGAAGATCGACCGCGAGACCCGCGGCCGCTTCAAGGACACCTTCGACCGCGTCAACAGCGGCGTGCAGGAGCTGTACCCGCGCCTGTTCGGCGGCGGCCATGCCTACCTGGAACTGACCGGCGAAGACCTGCTCGACACCGGCGTGTCGATCATGGCGCGTCCGCCCGGCAAGCGCGTGTCGAACATCTCGCTGCTGTCCGGCGGCGAGAAGGCGATGACCGCGGTGGCGCTGGTGTTCGCGATCTTCCGCCTCAACCCGGCACCGTTCTGCCTGCTGGACGAAGTCGATGCTCCGCTCGACGAAGCCAACGTCGGCCGACTGGCAGCGATGGTCAGCGAGATGAGTGAACAGGTACAGTTCCTGTTCGTGACCCACAACAAGGCGACGATGGAAGCGGCGCAACAGCTTTCCGGCGTCACCATGCGCGAACCCGGCGTCAGCCGACTGGTCTCGGTCGACCTGGCGGAGGCCTCGCGCCTGGCTGGTGTGGCCTGA
- the epmA gene encoding EF-P lysine aminoacylase EpmA, giving the protein MTDWRPSASFETLRLRARLNALIRAFFAERDVTEVETPVMSVAGNTDRNIASFQLQFSGRTDGAPRTRWLRTSPEYPLKRLLAAGFGDCYELGRVFRDGEAGGRHNPEFTMLEWYRLGWDHQRLIDETAQLVLAALELVGRTATLKRVAYHDLYRKQLEIDPHSAPLEHLQAALGDVVIDPEGLTRDDWLDLLMTHRLQPAFAPDQLLALYDYPASQCALARLGQRDGMAVAERFELYLGPLELANGYHELADADEQGQRFDRDIALRSQRGDALPPRDERLLEALHAGFPHCAGVAMGIDRLLMAMLGSQRISDVVTFDFGRA; this is encoded by the coding sequence GTGACCGACTGGCGTCCTTCGGCGAGCTTCGAAACACTGCGCCTGCGCGCCCGGCTCAATGCGCTCATCCGCGCATTCTTCGCCGAACGCGATGTAACGGAAGTGGAAACGCCGGTGATGTCGGTGGCGGGCAACACCGATCGCAACATCGCCTCGTTCCAGCTCCAGTTCAGTGGCCGCACCGACGGCGCGCCGCGGACGCGGTGGCTTCGCACGTCGCCGGAGTACCCGCTCAAGCGACTGCTGGCGGCGGGCTTCGGTGACTGCTACGAACTCGGCCGCGTGTTCCGCGACGGCGAAGCCGGCGGACGCCACAACCCCGAGTTCACCATGCTCGAGTGGTATCGACTGGGTTGGGACCACCAGCGCCTGATCGACGAAACCGCGCAGCTCGTGCTGGCGGCACTGGAACTGGTGGGGCGCACCGCCACGCTGAAACGTGTCGCCTATCACGACCTGTATCGAAAGCAGCTCGAAATCGATCCGCATAGCGCACCACTGGAACATCTGCAGGCTGCGCTGGGCGATGTCGTGATCGATCCGGAAGGGCTGACCCGCGACGACTGGCTGGACCTGCTGATGACCCATCGCCTGCAGCCTGCGTTTGCGCCGGACCAGTTGCTGGCCCTGTACGACTATCCGGCCTCGCAGTGCGCATTGGCGCGGTTGGGGCAACGCGACGGCATGGCCGTGGCCGAGCGCTTCGAGCTTTACCTGGGGCCGCTGGAGCTGGCCAATGGCTACCACGAGCTGGCCGACGCGGACGAACAGGGGCAGCGCTTCGACCGCGATATTGCCCTGCGCAGCCAGCGCGGCGACGCGTTGCCGCCGCGTGACGAGCGCCTGCTGGAGGCCCTGCACGCGGGGTTCCCGCACTGCGCGGGCGTGGCGATGGGCATCGACCGGTTGCTGATGGCCATGCTGGGCAGCCAGCGCATTTCCGACGTCGTCACCTTCGACTTCGGTCGCGCCTGA